In a genomic window of Mycolicibacillus parakoreensis:
- the dcm gene encoding DNA (cytosine-5-)-methyltransferase, producing the protein MHAHPKPPPKSQYAVKHVRGPFVELPVHSGHTASEKEFATFCTELRHRGVPLAADLFSGAGGMSLGLQDAGFQVVLGVDHYGFAAETHGHHFGGMSLEEDLADPAAIKRVARLMKRNKIELLAGGPPCQPFSRAGRSMIRHRVLTGAADPHDERRDLWRSFLEVVQLARPAAVIMENVPDMALDREMFILRSMTEELEQIGYSVSARVIDTWRYGVPQMRQRLLLVALRGGVEFSWPDESERRVTLWNAIGDMPDVEGGWRPEGGALGWADYAGPRTQYQRWIRRRVRVSDRYKLFDHITRPVREDDRAAFESMTHMTKYTDLAPEYQRYRKDIFDDKYKRLDENDLSRTITAHIAKDGYWYIHPRQPRTLTVREAARIQTFPDDFRFAGPPSAAFKQIGNAVPPLIAEVIGSAVRASLTARRRAALSTRQTAATLAQWFHEQPTVKSMPWLKTTNRWKFVLGEMLLDRATHTVASAVWNVIDTDTHDVPPGRLPDRQAVALLEELMSGVGRAQRISAVNALIDQMGADPTALWQPSIERSSLPVIPAALCDLVELALPITTPEGTESDEPVLVTKGVLRVASRFHGNDADKRNVQTDGRIAVARMIGFGDQSRSAHLALIALAAEICLVDKPRCAECPLNQWCATAQT; encoded by the coding sequence ATGCACGCGCATCCGAAGCCCCCTCCGAAGTCGCAGTATGCAGTCAAACATGTCCGCGGCCCGTTTGTCGAGTTACCTGTTCATTCGGGCCACACGGCTAGCGAGAAGGAGTTCGCCACCTTTTGCACCGAGCTGCGTCACCGCGGTGTTCCGTTAGCCGCCGATTTGTTCAGCGGAGCCGGCGGCATGAGTCTGGGGCTGCAGGACGCTGGTTTCCAGGTGGTGCTGGGGGTCGACCACTACGGTTTCGCGGCCGAGACCCATGGACACCATTTTGGAGGTATGTCGTTGGAAGAAGACCTAGCCGATCCGGCGGCAATCAAGCGGGTCGCAAGACTGATGAAGCGTAACAAGATCGAGTTGCTCGCCGGTGGCCCGCCCTGCCAACCGTTCTCGCGGGCCGGACGGTCAATGATTCGGCACCGCGTTCTGACTGGGGCGGCCGACCCTCATGACGAGCGCCGAGATTTGTGGCGGTCGTTTTTGGAAGTGGTCCAGCTCGCGCGCCCAGCTGCGGTCATTATGGAGAACGTCCCAGACATGGCGTTGGATCGCGAGATGTTCATCCTTCGGAGCATGACCGAAGAACTCGAACAAATCGGCTACTCGGTCTCAGCTCGGGTGATCGACACTTGGCGCTACGGAGTCCCTCAGATGCGGCAGCGGCTGCTTCTGGTCGCCTTGAGGGGGGGCGTCGAGTTTAGCTGGCCGGATGAGTCGGAAAGACGAGTGACGTTATGGAACGCGATCGGGGACATGCCTGACGTCGAGGGCGGCTGGCGCCCAGAGGGGGGAGCACTCGGATGGGCTGACTACGCTGGGCCTAGAACGCAATACCAAAGATGGATACGCCGACGTGTCCGAGTGAGTGACCGATACAAGCTGTTCGACCACATCACGCGCCCAGTGCGTGAAGACGACCGCGCTGCTTTCGAGTCGATGACTCACATGACAAAATACACAGATTTGGCGCCAGAGTATCAGCGCTACCGCAAAGATATTTTCGACGATAAATATAAAAGATTAGACGAAAACGATCTTTCCCGAACGATCACCGCGCATATCGCTAAAGACGGTTACTGGTATATCCATCCCCGCCAGCCTCGGACCCTCACAGTCCGAGAGGCGGCGCGAATTCAGACCTTCCCCGACGATTTTCGTTTTGCTGGCCCGCCGTCGGCGGCATTCAAGCAGATAGGTAACGCTGTCCCACCTTTGATCGCGGAAGTGATCGGCAGCGCCGTTCGTGCCTCATTGACCGCTCGTAGGAGAGCTGCATTGTCGACCAGACAAACAGCGGCGACGCTGGCGCAATGGTTTCACGAACAACCCACTGTTAAGTCAATGCCATGGCTGAAGACCACGAACCGCTGGAAATTTGTCTTAGGCGAGATGTTGCTCGATCGCGCTACGCACACTGTTGCCAGTGCGGTATGGAACGTAATCGATACCGACACACATGACGTACCTCCAGGCCGGCTACCTGACCGGCAAGCCGTGGCGCTTCTCGAGGAACTTATGTCGGGCGTTGGTCGGGCTCAGCGGATCTCAGCAGTCAACGCCCTGATCGATCAGATGGGTGCCGATCCGACGGCATTATGGCAACCGTCTATCGAGCGATCCTCCCTACCGGTGATACCGGCGGCACTTTGCGACTTGGTGGAGTTGGCTCTGCCCATAACGACGCCTGAAGGTACCGAGAGTGATGAACCCGTTCTTGTCACCAAGGGAGTCCTACGTGTGGCAAGCCGGTTTCATGGTAACGACGCAGATAAACGAAACGTACAGACAGACGGCCGGATCGCGGTCGCAAGGATGATCGGGTTCGGCGATCAGTCCCGATCCGCACATCTGGCCCTCATCGCTCTGGCAGCCGAGATCTGTCTAGTGGACAAGCCGCGATGCGCGGAGTGCCCGTTAAATCAATGGTGCGCTACTGCACAAACCTAA
- a CDS encoding ATP-binding protein, which yields MKLSSAAPSAARLTSSLRDIGYDFVSAIADLIDNSISAGATDIAVEIEFAGRDSAVFIADNGCGLTARGMTEALRFGSRRTYGSGDLGRYGLGLKTASLSQGRCLTIVTRPAERKRPLRRSLDLDLIAEFDDWVLAENPRDHAVARSEEMLGTGTGTVVVWQNLDRVLPASGSEGGWAKRRFENLVVKTKRHLAMVFHRFLTGEKNAARISIRVNGDKLLAWDPFVRHEPGTQELPPQQFELESAAGVGTVGLRRYILPGKATFSSVDAFEDAAGPLKWNRQQGLYVYRENRLVQWGSWAGTRGIDEHTKLARASLDFTSTLDEVFNINVAKMRVAVPAQLKQMLDRPVSELCILADRVYRRHGAITEERGEDEIIENDDKAPTNGALSEVGLALKSAAIQSGEYDGFKKVMRIVCQQHPDLGRGLGF from the coding sequence ATGAAGCTTTCCAGTGCGGCACCGTCGGCAGCTCGGCTCACGTCGTCGCTCAGGGATATCGGCTACGACTTCGTCAGTGCGATTGCCGACCTCATTGATAACAGCATCTCTGCTGGGGCTACCGACATTGCGGTGGAGATCGAGTTTGCCGGCCGTGACTCGGCAGTCTTCATTGCCGACAACGGTTGTGGTCTAACTGCCCGCGGTATGACTGAGGCGTTGCGCTTCGGTAGTCGGCGTACCTACGGGTCTGGTGACTTAGGTCGGTACGGTCTGGGGTTGAAGACTGCATCCTTGTCTCAAGGGCGTTGTCTCACGATCGTCACCAGGCCGGCCGAGCGTAAACGGCCGCTGCGACGATCGTTGGACTTGGACCTGATCGCCGAGTTCGACGACTGGGTACTGGCTGAGAATCCCCGTGATCACGCCGTGGCACGCAGTGAGGAGATGCTCGGCACGGGTACTGGAACCGTCGTGGTGTGGCAGAATCTAGATCGTGTGTTGCCGGCGTCCGGCTCAGAGGGCGGTTGGGCCAAACGCCGATTCGAAAACTTGGTCGTTAAGACAAAGCGCCACCTAGCCATGGTGTTCCATCGGTTCCTGACCGGCGAGAAAAATGCCGCGCGAATCTCGATCCGAGTTAATGGCGACAAGTTACTTGCGTGGGATCCGTTCGTTCGGCATGAGCCGGGGACCCAGGAGTTGCCGCCCCAACAGTTCGAACTGGAGAGTGCGGCTGGAGTCGGAACAGTTGGGCTGCGACGTTATATCTTGCCCGGCAAAGCAACGTTTAGTTCGGTGGACGCTTTCGAGGACGCCGCTGGGCCTCTCAAGTGGAACCGCCAACAGGGTCTTTACGTTTACCGAGAGAACCGGTTAGTGCAGTGGGGGAGTTGGGCGGGAACACGCGGTATTGATGAGCATACGAAGTTGGCTCGGGCTAGCTTGGACTTCACCAGTACGCTCGATGAGGTTTTCAACATCAACGTGGCGAAGATGCGCGTTGCGGTGCCGGCCCAGCTGAAGCAGATGTTGGACCGTCCAGTGAGCGAGCTTTGTATTCTTGCAGACCGAGTCTATCGTCGTCATGGTGCTATTACTGAGGAGCGCGGCGAAGACGAAATCATCGAGAATGACGATAAAGCGCCAACCAACGGCGCTTTGTCCGAGGTCGGTCTCGCCTTAAAGTCAGCCGCTATCCAATCAGGTGAATACGACGGCTTCAAGAAGGTCATGAGGATTGTTTGCCAGCAGCATCCTGACTTGGGGCGAGGTCTCGGATTTTAG
- a CDS encoding Z1 domain-containing protein, producing the protein MFQAIGIRLRGSAQMGLTDRERSVLENIEMLIRQGRAEDEAASTLALISGEEELVARMVAYRHAIAAERRTIAGSSVLYDAEDVPPPWYTGPSEHDIFWPGLKAMLEDDPAWAGAVPSLDRASTDVVGLLAEPHSPKIRTRGLVLGQVQSGKTANFTATIAKAADAGYRLFIVLSGVHNSLRRQTQLRIDEHLVSREPARWLPLTDEQRDFGNPVKALPLLAQPNLRLIAVVKKNVSRLTRLRDWLREAHRHGGLDTCPVLIIDDEADQASPNAARNAELDRTQINKRLLELLELPRVAYVGYTATPFANVLINPADANDIYPRSFVYSLPKPKTYFGSRELFGPLISEEEATAADVPHDMIRIVSDAEAERHSTKNLLEKGPEITPALADAIIWFVLATAARRVRSSTSKHSSMLIHTTMRVGPQLQYLEPIRTFVKHLSAQVTNRDLEILHQFWDEEKRREPPSRHNLKPIAFREMTSVLPKVIDELKVLADNGLSTDRLVYGDEPATVIAVGGNTLSRGLTLEGLVSSYFLRSSSTYDSLLQMGRWFGYRPGYSDLPRIWTTQQLADDFEFLADVEDAIRREIERYRTMDGATPENLPVRILLHPQMHATSVTKMQFAVKGDASFSGQRPQTTYFDHTDPAVIEQNLKAARELIEAATKMGVAEEPLDAKIILRDVPVQLVRNFVAAYSFHENSALTTALLTKYIDSQNAAGALLSWNVVVMGRRPPSPTLPLGLREESPLITRSKLKRSSTKTLAVIGTLMSKPDRVADLIPASEVKPETTDQALQNLRDKDGHGLLLLYPIDKDSEPKMEGDHRVSLKAVGHLLGVAFSFPHADPATEPVNTIQVDPTLLSSTEPVDDMDDGSAEYTDEEGSRDEVDLGDG; encoded by the coding sequence ATGTTCCAAGCGATCGGCATCCGATTAAGAGGGAGCGCGCAGATGGGATTAACAGACCGCGAACGCAGCGTACTTGAAAACATCGAGATGCTCATCCGCCAAGGCCGAGCGGAAGATGAAGCCGCGTCGACACTCGCTCTCATCTCGGGTGAAGAAGAGCTCGTGGCCAGGATGGTTGCGTACCGCCACGCCATAGCGGCGGAACGGCGGACCATCGCAGGTAGTTCCGTCTTATACGATGCAGAAGACGTTCCGCCCCCGTGGTACACCGGACCATCTGAACACGACATCTTCTGGCCTGGCCTCAAGGCAATGTTGGAAGATGACCCGGCTTGGGCCGGAGCCGTGCCAAGCCTCGACCGAGCGTCGACTGACGTAGTTGGTCTCCTCGCCGAGCCTCACAGCCCAAAAATTCGTACGCGAGGGCTAGTTCTCGGACAAGTCCAATCAGGCAAGACCGCTAACTTTACAGCGACCATAGCGAAGGCAGCCGATGCCGGCTACCGACTGTTTATCGTTCTCTCAGGAGTTCACAACTCGCTACGGCGCCAAACGCAACTTCGGATCGATGAGCACCTTGTATCACGAGAACCAGCGCGTTGGCTGCCATTGACAGACGAGCAACGAGACTTCGGAAACCCCGTAAAAGCGCTGCCCCTTTTAGCGCAGCCAAACTTACGTCTGATTGCTGTGGTAAAGAAAAATGTTTCCCGACTAACAAGACTTCGCGACTGGCTACGAGAAGCGCACAGGCACGGAGGCCTCGATACATGCCCCGTTTTGATAATCGATGACGAAGCAGATCAGGCCAGCCCAAATGCTGCAAGAAATGCAGAGCTCGACCGTACTCAAATAAACAAGCGGCTACTCGAACTCCTCGAGCTCCCTCGCGTCGCATACGTCGGATATACCGCAACGCCCTTCGCAAATGTCTTAATAAACCCCGCGGATGCTAACGACATCTATCCTCGATCTTTCGTTTATTCACTTCCCAAACCCAAGACTTACTTCGGCTCTCGGGAGTTATTTGGGCCGTTGATTTCCGAAGAAGAAGCAACCGCAGCCGATGTGCCGCACGACATGATCCGCATCGTCTCAGACGCCGAGGCCGAACGACACTCAACAAAGAATCTTCTTGAAAAGGGCCCAGAAATAACACCAGCGTTGGCAGACGCCATCATTTGGTTTGTGCTCGCCACCGCCGCGCGCAGGGTGCGCTCTAGCACATCGAAACACTCGAGCATGTTGATTCATACGACTATGCGGGTCGGTCCGCAGTTGCAATATCTCGAACCTATACGTACGTTCGTGAAACATCTTAGCGCGCAGGTCACCAACCGAGACCTTGAAATCCTCCACCAATTCTGGGACGAGGAAAAGCGCAGAGAACCTCCCTCTCGACACAACCTCAAGCCGATCGCGTTCCGCGAGATGACCTCAGTGCTACCCAAAGTTATCGACGAGCTAAAAGTTTTGGCAGACAACGGTCTGTCGACCGATCGGCTGGTTTATGGCGACGAGCCAGCAACCGTTATCGCGGTCGGGGGCAACACGTTGTCCCGGGGTTTGACTCTCGAGGGCCTAGTCTCGTCATATTTCTTACGTAGTTCAAGCACTTATGATTCACTCCTTCAAATGGGGCGTTGGTTCGGCTACCGACCCGGCTACAGCGACTTGCCGCGCATCTGGACAACGCAACAGTTGGCCGACGACTTTGAGTTCCTTGCCGACGTCGAAGATGCGATCCGTCGGGAGATAGAACGTTACAGAACAATGGATGGCGCAACTCCAGAAAATCTCCCAGTGCGGATATTGCTCCACCCGCAGATGCATGCCACTTCGGTAACGAAGATGCAGTTCGCAGTTAAAGGTGACGCGTCGTTTAGCGGCCAACGACCGCAGACGACATATTTTGATCATACCGACCCGGCTGTGATCGAACAGAACCTAAAAGCTGCACGCGAGCTTATCGAGGCTGCAACAAAAATGGGCGTTGCCGAAGAACCGCTCGACGCCAAGATCATCCTTCGAGATGTGCCGGTACAGCTAGTCCGGAACTTTGTCGCAGCTTATTCTTTTCACGAAAATAGCGCACTAACGACCGCGCTACTCACGAAGTATATCGATAGTCAAAATGCGGCGGGAGCATTGCTGTCCTGGAACGTTGTGGTGATGGGTCGTAGGCCCCCGAGCCCAACACTACCCCTCGGATTGCGAGAAGAAAGTCCATTGATCACACGTTCAAAGTTGAAGAGAAGCAGCACAAAAACACTTGCCGTAATCGGGACGTTGATGTCGAAGCCTGACCGAGTGGCAGACCTCATACCAGCTTCTGAAGTAAAACCCGAGACAACTGATCAGGCGCTACAGAATCTCCGCGACAAAGATGGACACGGCCTTCTACTGTTGTACCCGATCGACAAAGACTCGGAGCCTAAAATGGAAGGCGACCATCGAGTATCGTTGAAAGCAGTCGGTCACCTGCTAGGAGTAGCATTCTCATTCCCGCACGCGGACCCTGCGACAGAGCCTGTCAACACTATTCAGGTTGATCCAACGTTACTTAGCTCGACCGAACCAGTTGATGACATGGATGACGGGTCCGCAGAATATACTGACGAAGAAGGCTCGCGCGACGAAGTGGACTTGGGGGATGGCTAG
- a CDS encoding PD-(D/E)XK motif protein: MASRDLAAVWTVLESKPPRTGIDAVPVGYEVAAGELLAGVDGDGRRYLLIPLLPGEAARVDTRGRAVHVIRVQHAGTHYLAVLCLSAELHTIFTQFSRELVGSVCNADSPARAAGELFERWKALFSDTIQRGIISEERLIGLLGELLTIERFLNQGAPARLSYWRGPFGEAQDFRTLHIALEVKATLTRDGRIIGVSGIDQLQPPPNSRIYLVHYRFERDPGGFNIADVNARILALGASTNDLASGLAENGVFLDDLAPYLERRYRCIETRCYDVMQSHFPRITRDSFVGSNIPPGTLRFSYSIDLTNEPPLPLSPAEADLTLREMAVDATHGMDS, translated from the coding sequence ATGGCTAGTAGAGATTTGGCGGCTGTCTGGACAGTACTTGAGTCAAAACCACCGAGAACCGGCATCGATGCCGTACCCGTCGGCTACGAAGTCGCGGCTGGCGAACTTCTTGCCGGGGTCGACGGCGACGGCCGGCGTTATCTATTAATCCCTCTTTTGCCCGGAGAAGCGGCTCGCGTCGATACCCGGGGTCGGGCTGTACATGTGATACGAGTACAACACGCCGGTACTCATTATTTAGCAGTATTGTGTCTTTCCGCAGAGCTCCATACCATTTTTACACAGTTCAGCCGTGAGCTCGTCGGCTCTGTCTGCAACGCAGATTCTCCGGCACGCGCTGCCGGGGAACTGTTTGAGCGATGGAAGGCGCTCTTTTCCGACACCATTCAACGCGGAATAATTAGCGAGGAGCGCCTCATCGGCCTTCTAGGCGAACTGCTCACCATAGAAAGATTTTTAAACCAAGGTGCGCCTGCCCGCCTTAGCTATTGGCGCGGTCCTTTTGGTGAAGCACAAGACTTTAGAACATTGCACATCGCGCTAGAGGTGAAAGCGACATTAACTCGAGATGGACGCATAATAGGTGTTTCGGGTATCGATCAGCTCCAGCCGCCACCAAACTCGAGAATTTACCTTGTACACTATCGGTTTGAACGCGACCCAGGAGGGTTCAATATCGCCGACGTGAACGCGCGCATCCTTGCCTTGGGTGCTTCAACTAACGACCTTGCCTCCGGGTTAGCGGAGAACGGCGTCTTTCTGGACGACCTCGCCCCTTATCTCGAACGACGTTACCGCTGTATCGAGACACGTTGTTATGATGTCATGCAGTCTCATTTTCCGAGAATTACCCGCGATTCGTTCGTCGGAAGCAATATCCCTCCTGGTACTCTTAGATTTTCATATTCGATTGACCTAACTAACGAACCGCCGCTACCGCTAAGCCCAGCGGAAGCAGATTTAACACTTCGAGAGATGGCAGTGGATGCTACACATGGAATGGATTCCTGA